In Scylla paramamosain isolate STU-SP2022 chromosome 31, ASM3559412v1, whole genome shotgun sequence, one DNA window encodes the following:
- the LOC135088729 gene encoding sulfotransferase 1C4-like: METASGHKMVRLEGEDLARQERDFKGYSEGMVRLTPGRWLFPAIFEQYADKYYTFELKPSDVMLVTYPKCGTTWLQEVVWTMRNNPNLDNPKANMPINVRVPFLEMDILLSSRNLPAITPDNPIIQGFKKMCPGRDPKDGIFLQMTELAPSPRTMKTHLPLSLLPQNLLTTSKAVYIARNPKDAVLSFYHHSRILKNHGYTGTFEQFVQYFLDDDFMYGPYWLHLKEALEQRDNPNLHVMLYEDLKQNTLHELKRLNDFLGTELTEDQLKGVAHYTSFPEMKARNALFGEGGEIFLNLGIIEKDGGFFRKGTVGDWKGKYTPELDAKMDEWIKTNLADLDIQFKYGL; encoded by the exons atggagACAGCGAGCGGGCACAAGATGGTACGCCTAGAGGGGGAGGACTTGGCGCGGCAGGAGCGGGACTTCAAGGGCTACTCGGAGGGAATGGTTCGCCTCACCCCTGGCAGGTGGCTCTTCCCCGCTATCTTCGAGCAGTACGCTGACAAGTACTACACGTTTGAG CTGAAGCCAAGTGACGTAATGCTGGTGACGTACCCCAAGTGTGGCACCACGTGGCTGCAGGAGGTGGTGTGGACCATGAGGAACAACCCCAACCTGGACAACCCCAAGGCCAACATGCCCATCAACGTCAGGGTGCCCTTCCTCGA gatGGACATCCTTCTCAGCAGCAGGAACCTGCCGGCCATTACCCCAGACAACCCCATCATACAGGGATTCAAAAAGATGTGTCCAGGACGTGACCCCAAAGACGGTATTTTCCTGCAGATGACTGAGTTGGCACCCTCCCCCCGGACCATGAAGACtcacctcccactctccctgctGCCTCAGAACCTCCTTACCACCAGCAAG GCAGTGTACATCGCCCGGAACCCCAAGGATGCTGTGCTCTCCTTCTACCACCACAGCCGCATCTTGAAGAACCACGGATACACGGGCACCTTTGAGCAGTTTGTACAGTACTTCTTGGATGACGACT TCATGTATGGACCCTACTGGCTACACCTGAAGGAGGCACTGGAGCAGCGTGACAACCCTAACCTGCACGTCATGTTGTACGAGGACTTGAAGCAGAACACACTCCACGAACTCAAGCGACTCAATGACTTCCTGGGGACTGAGTTGACTGAGGACCAGCTAAAGGGC GTGGCTCACTACACCAGCTTCCCAGAGATGAAGGCTCGTAATGCACTTTTTGGCGAAGGTGGAGAAATCTTTCTAAATCTTGGTATTATAGAGAAAGATGGAGGCTTCTTCAGAAAAG GAACAGTTGGTGACTGGAAGGGCAAGTACACACCAGAGCTGGATGCcaagatggatgaatggatcaAGACCAACCTGGCAGACCTCGACATCCAGTTCAAATATGGACTGTGA
- the LOC135088731 gene encoding small ribosomal subunit protein eS27, with translation MPLARDLLHPSPVEEKRKCKLKRLVQHPNSYFMDVKCPGCYKISTVFSHAQTVVACVGCATVLCQPTGGKAKLTDGCSFRRKQN, from the exons ATGCCT CTTGCACGTGATCTGCTACATCCCTCGccggtggaggagaagaggaagtgcaAACTGAAGAGGCTTGTACAGCATCCCAACTCCTACTTCATGGATGTCAAATGCCCAG GTTGCTACAAGATCTCCACCGTCTTTTCCCATGCCCAGACAGTCGTAGCTTGTGTTGGGTGCGCGACTGTCCTCTGTCAGCCCACAGGTGGAAAGGCAAAATTAACAGATG GATGCTCGTTCAGACGAAAGCAGAATTAG